One window of Paralichthys olivaceus isolate ysfri-2021 chromosome 20, ASM2471397v2, whole genome shotgun sequence genomic DNA carries:
- the rp9 gene encoding retinitis pigmentosa 9 protein has product MSDRKRAREKEDRREHKRHKSSKQDLEKLKTHSKKLNQEVQKLKHVETFYEKPPPGLIKENDEKPEDCIPAEPGNEDARSFLAHAPTRGLWMPLGKEVKVMQCWRCKRYGHRTGDRECPFFIKGNQKLEQFRVAHEDPMYDIIRENKRNEKETRIQQLQQLLQDTTSSSDTDGSSSSSSSSSSSSDHHRSKKRNKRKDKKKKDKKKRKRKRKHKSSKTSDVSD; this is encoded by the exons ATGTCGGACAGAAagcgagcgagagagaaggaggacagACGAGAGCACAAGAGACACAAGTCCTCCAAACAGGATCTAGAGAAACTCAAGACACACTCGAAGAAACTCAACCAAGAAGTCCAGAAGCTGAAGCACGTGGAGACATT CTACGAGAAACCTCCACCAGGGCTCATAAAG GAGAACGATGAGAAGCCAGAGGACTGTATTCCTGCTGAACCAGGAAATGAAGACGCCAGGAGCTTCCTGGCACACGCCCCCACCAGGGGCCTGTGGATGCCTCTGGGGAAGGAGGTGAAGGTGATGCAGT GCTGGAGATGCAAGCGTTACGGTCACAGGACAGGAGACAGGGAGTGTCCTTTCTTCATCAAAGGCAACCAGAAACTGGAGCAGTTCAGAGTG GCTCATGAAGACCCAATGTACGACATCATTCGGGAAAACAAaaggaatgaaaaagaaaccag gatccagcagctgcagcagctgctccaggacaccacctcctcctccgatACAGacggctcctcctcttcctcttcatcctcctcatcctcctctgatCACCATCGCAGCAAGAAGCGGAATAAGAGGaaggacaaaaagaagaaagacaagaagaagagaaagaggaagcgAAAGCACAAGTCCTCAAAAACCAGTGACGTTTCAGATTAA